A region from the Benincasa hispida cultivar B227 chromosome 10, ASM972705v1, whole genome shotgun sequence genome encodes:
- the LOC120087901 gene encoding golgin subfamily A member 6-like protein 7, with the protein MSSLATVTATRRPKWQYPQPAPPTPRILHFPRRPRTRRRASKSLPAKPTSGFGGRGKLEALFDQEREFLKEDFPVVLMDRERESGGYRGRAAAEEKWRFQAEMLRAECNLLRMEREITNKKLEKMKSRMERTLKSAVQALVSGRNKIYEGKDMKMVLEDEINELAQKLERLRRGSRNKLIEFRKCNNFDKQASLLQRKLEKIGEDSDELIVTETKGDCRDQESFISSGKFNNVQVEVLRRKMEDLSKGTLLERMREECRSMLSTSATSSVTCSAASSKIRTEHPDSSMPKHLQNLDSTAQEQNQCSGHCKAIIRRITEQVKAEKDQWSQMQEMLNQVREEMEELQVSREFWKDQALKSESQIQSLQSSVEEWKEKAMAIERLKKKGQGSPPDEMEKHVLICRVKEKNHNLLLHARDVRSRRREISIDEQQGQEQQQKIHSQIKTMEKCQRLPFRDIGNRHHN; encoded by the exons ATGTCATCATTGGCGACAGTGACGGCTACTAGAAGGCCTAAATGGCAGTACCCACAACCGGCGCCGCCGACTCCGAGGATTCTCCACTTTCCGAGGAGGCCAAGGACGCGGCGGCGGGCGTCCAAGAGTCTACCTGCAAAACCCACTTCCGGTTTCGGTGGGAGAGGGAAGCTTGAGGCGTTGTTTGATCAGGAACGGGAATTTTTGAAGGAGGATTTTCCGGTTGTTTTGATGGATCGTGAGAGAGAGAGCGGCGGTTACCGCGGAAGAGCAGCGGCGGAGGAGAAGTGGCGGTTTCAGGCGGAGATGTTGAGGGCGGAATGTAACTTGTTGAGGATGGAAAGAGAGATTACCAACAAGAAAttggagaagatgaagagtCGAATGGAAAGAACTCTGAAATCGGCTGTTCAAGCTCTTGTTTCT GGGAGAAACAAGATATACGAGGGCAAGGATATGAAGATGGTATTAGAGGATGAGATCAACGAATTGGCTCAGAAACTCGAGAGATTGCGCAGGGGATCAAGAAATAAACTAATTGAATTTAGGAAGTGTAATAATTTTGACAAGCAAGCGTCATTGCTACAGAGAAAGCttgagaaaattggagaggaCTCTGATGAACTGATAGTTACAGAGACGAAGGGGGATTGTAGAGATCAGGAAAGCTTCATATCAAGTGGCAAATTCAAT AATGTTCAGGTGGAGGTTTTGAGGAGAAAAATGGAGGATCTGTCGAAGGGAACATTGTTAGAGAGAATGAGGGAGGAATGTAGGTCCATGCTTTCCACTTCAGCCACCAGCTCCGTCACTTGCTCCGCCGCATCCTCTAAGATCAGAACTGAACATCCGGATTCTTCCATGCCGAAACACCTACAGAATCTG GACTCAACAGCACAAGAACAGAATCAATGCTCAGGGCATTGCAAGGCGATTATTCGAAGAATCACGGAGCAAGTTAAAGCTGAAAAAGATCAATGGTCGCAAATGCAGGAGATGTTGAATCAAGTAAGGGAAGAAATGGAAGAGTTACAGGTTTCTCGTGAGTTCTGGAAAGATCAAGCCCTAAAATCCGAATCACAAATCCAATCTCTTCAATCCTCT GTTGAAGAATGGAAAGAGAAGGCGATGGCGATAgagagattgaagaagaaaggacAAGGTTCGCCACCTGATGAAATGGAGAAGCATGTGTTGATTTGCCGAGTGAAGGAGAAGAATCATAACCTGCTCCTCCATGCAAGGGATGTTCGAAGCAGGAGGAGAGAGATCTCCATTGATGAACAACAAGGTCaagaacaacaacaaaaaattcATTCGCAAATCAAAACGATGGAGAAATGTCAGCGATTACCTTTTCGAGATATCGGTAACCGTCATCATAATTGA